The proteins below are encoded in one region of Nitrospirota bacterium:
- a CDS encoding SRPBCC family protein, producing the protein MFCFVFGWSGWSHAAEPVLLDVRTEPTGGVKATATVLFPAPVSVIQAILTDYAHWPALFDVRMKIADLKVQDGVTTLDVRIEHALLPGERRLVTESRLLSNGELVSDLKGGDFTRYHRRWKLTPVEGGSQTHAEFELLVEIESVVPDWLVAVAMKRDLDAHFRIVKDKALAQVRQSGR; encoded by the coding sequence ATGTTTTGCTTTGTCTTCGGCTGGTCCGGCTGGAGCCATGCGGCTGAGCCGGTCTTGTTGGATGTTCGGACGGAACCGACCGGTGGCGTGAAGGCGACGGCCACAGTCCTCTTTCCCGCGCCTGTTTCGGTGATCCAGGCGATCCTTACCGATTATGCCCATTGGCCGGCACTGTTCGACGTGCGGATGAAGATTGCCGACTTGAAAGTCCAGGATGGAGTCACCACGCTGGATGTACGGATTGAGCATGCTCTGTTGCCGGGGGAGCGCCGGCTGGTGACGGAATCGAGGCTGTTATCAAACGGAGAGTTGGTGTCAGATCTGAAAGGCGGAGATTTCACCCGGTATCATCGCCGGTGGAAATTGACTCCAGTCGAGGGTGGATCTCAGACCCATGCCGAGTTCGAACTGCTCGTCGAGATCGAGTCGGTGGTGCCTGATTGGCTTGTCGCGGTTGCGATGAAACGAGATCTGGACGCGCATTTTCGAATCGTGAAGGACAAGGCGCTCGCGCAGGTGCGGCAGTCGGGGCGATGA
- the queG gene encoding tRNA epoxyqueuosine(34) reductase QueG yields the protein MSLANAIKREALSLGFDAVGISRVAGSSQPDSSLPPGPATPLSHLLFSRLTEWLSLGYYGTMAWMTRDPSRRSNPQLVLPGCRSMVSVGMNYYTDNRANEQPGMGRIARYAWGKDYHTVMSQRLSQLEAKIAALAPGVTTKPYVDTGPIMEKAWAQQAGLGWIGKHSNLVSAESGSWLLLGEILTTLDLEPDEPATDLCGSCTLCIQACPTGAIVEPYVVDARRCISYLTIELRGDREVISNELAAQMGNRIFGCDDCLDVCPFNLRADATNEPAFLPSPLTLAPSLQALAQISEESFAATFKESPLKRAKRSGLLRNVGIAQENLTRQTGSQAS from the coding sequence ATGTCTTTGGCTAACGCCATCAAACGCGAAGCCCTATCGCTGGGTTTCGACGCAGTCGGCATCAGTCGAGTCGCGGGCAGCAGTCAGCCTGATTCGTCTCTACCCCCTGGCCCCGCTACTCCGCTATCCCATCTCTTATTCAGTCGTCTCACGGAATGGCTCAGCCTGGGCTACTACGGCACGATGGCCTGGATGACTCGCGATCCCTCACGGCGAAGCAATCCGCAACTGGTCTTGCCAGGCTGTCGATCGATGGTCTCAGTCGGGATGAACTACTACACGGACAATCGCGCGAACGAGCAGCCTGGCATGGGCCGCATTGCCCGTTACGCCTGGGGGAAGGATTACCATACGGTGATGAGCCAGCGGCTCTCGCAACTCGAAGCGAAGATCGCAGCTTTGGCGCCTGGCGTGACCACCAAACCCTACGTCGATACAGGCCCGATCATGGAAAAGGCCTGGGCGCAGCAGGCGGGCCTCGGCTGGATCGGCAAACATTCCAACCTCGTCTCAGCCGAATCTGGCTCCTGGCTCCTGCTCGGAGAAATTCTGACGACCCTGGATCTGGAACCGGATGAACCGGCCACAGATCTCTGCGGAAGCTGCACCCTCTGTATTCAGGCCTGTCCGACCGGCGCCATCGTCGAGCCCTATGTCGTCGATGCCAGACGCTGCATCTCCTACCTGACCATCGAACTGCGTGGTGACCGAGAGGTCATTTCCAACGAGCTTGCTGCTCAAATGGGCAATCGCATCTTCGGCTGCGACGATTGCCTGGACGTCTGTCCCTTCAATCTTCGAGCGGACGCAACGAATGAACCAGCCTTTCTCCCCAGCCCCTTAACCCTCGCCCCCAGCCTCCAGGCCCTGGCTCAGATCAGCGAGGAAAGTTTTGCTGCGACGTTCAAAGAGAGCCCCCTCAAACGAGCCAAACGAAGCGGCCTCCTCCGTAATGTAGGGATTGCACAGGAGAATCTCACGCGACAGACAGGGAGCCAGGCCTCATAG
- a CDS encoding sigma-54 dependent transcriptional regulator, producing MHPPILLLISANPLVSLLLEQTLDRRATILPATTTEEALRLLKDQTDLKLVICDESQGRIASQAILSQARRTGQNLPIIILGTDGSAKAAVEALHRGATDYLAQPVTTKDLQTAIQKTHAFDAPEPQARAERPFAFDQIVSRSSQMKLLKHLATEVAQTDATVLITGESGTGKELFARGIHASSPRFKGPFVALNCAGIPEHLLESELFGYQRGAFTDAKQAKPGRFQQAEGGTLFLDEIGEMSPSAQAKLLRVMETHQVDPLGDTRSIHVNIRVIAATNEDLPAQIKAGRFRLDLYYRLNVYQLRIPPLRERPEDIEPILTSFLDVARRDHGCRIKGITQAALTILQGHDWPGNVRELHNVVEGLTITCRDEMIQPDHLPASVRDTGSAGSNGEIEKTSLLAFGLSAQEMEKKLLKEALQQTGGNISEASRLLKITRNTLRYRMAKYHL from the coding sequence ATGCATCCTCCAATCCTGCTGCTCATCTCAGCCAATCCTCTCGTGTCACTGTTACTTGAACAGACCCTCGACCGCCGCGCCACCATCCTTCCCGCTACCACAACCGAAGAGGCTCTACGCCTCCTGAAAGATCAAACAGACCTGAAGCTCGTCATCTGCGACGAGAGCCAGGGGCGGATTGCGAGCCAAGCAATTCTCTCTCAGGCCAGACGCACCGGACAGAACCTCCCGATCATCATCCTCGGAACAGACGGATCAGCAAAAGCCGCTGTCGAAGCGTTACACCGTGGCGCCACAGACTATCTCGCTCAACCGGTCACAACGAAGGATCTCCAGACTGCCATCCAGAAGACCCACGCCTTCGACGCGCCAGAGCCCCAAGCGCGGGCAGAGCGCCCCTTCGCATTCGATCAGATCGTCAGCCGGTCTTCCCAGATGAAACTGCTGAAACATCTGGCAACCGAAGTCGCCCAAACCGATGCGACCGTCCTCATCACCGGCGAAAGCGGCACCGGCAAAGAGCTCTTTGCCCGGGGGATCCATGCCTCCAGCCCCCGGTTCAAAGGCCCCTTCGTGGCCCTCAATTGTGCCGGCATTCCCGAGCACCTCCTCGAATCGGAACTGTTCGGCTATCAACGAGGCGCCTTTACCGATGCGAAGCAGGCCAAGCCTGGACGGTTCCAACAAGCGGAGGGAGGCACGCTGTTCCTGGACGAAATCGGTGAGATGAGCCCGTCCGCCCAGGCCAAGCTCTTACGCGTGATGGAAACTCACCAGGTCGATCCGCTGGGAGACACGCGCAGCATTCACGTCAACATTCGCGTGATCGCCGCCACGAACGAAGACTTGCCGGCTCAGATCAAAGCCGGGCGATTTCGCCTGGACCTCTACTATCGGCTGAACGTCTACCAGCTCCGCATCCCGCCGCTCCGCGAACGGCCGGAAGATATCGAGCCGATTCTAACTTCGTTCTTAGATGTTGCCCGCCGCGATCATGGCTGTCGCATCAAGGGCATCACCCAAGCCGCTCTGACTATCTTGCAAGGCCACGACTGGCCCGGCAATGTGAGGGAGCTGCACAATGTCGTCGAAGGACTCACGATCACATGTAGAGATGAGATGATCCAGCCGGACCACCTCCCAGCTTCAGTGCGAGATACCGGATCGGCAGGATCGAATGGAGAAATCGAGAAGACCTCGCTCCTGGCCTTTGGCCTCTCGGCTCAGGAGATGGAAAAGAAGCTGCTGAAAGAAGCGCTACAGCAAACAGGCGGCAACATCTCCGAAGCCAGCAGACTCCTCAAGATCACGCGCAATACGCTCCGGTATCGCATGGCCAAGTACCACCTCTAA
- a CDS encoding type II toxin-antitoxin system HicB family antitoxin — MKEQLTAVFQQVPEGYIAFVEELPGANTQGDTLDEARTNLQEAAQLVLESNRALAEESLGSKTVIREHLASIS; from the coding sequence ATGAAGGAACAGTTGACCGCCGTTTTCCAGCAAGTGCCGGAAGGGTATATCGCGTTTGTCGAGGAGTTGCCCGGCGCAAACACGCAGGGAGACACGCTTGATGAAGCCCGGACCAATCTTCAAGAGGCCGCTCAACTGGTCCTGGAATCTAACCGTGCGTTAGCGGAAGAATCTCTCGGGAGCAAGACCGTGATCCGGGAGCATCTCGCCTCCATTTCATGA
- a CDS encoding helix-turn-helix domain-containing protein, whose protein sequence is MSAEERETLSLGLARGHSLRTMATVLRRAPSTVSREHARNAVRGPYRACTAQTLASARARQPRRSRKLLDPWLWQYVRTQLAKGCSPEQIAGRLKRAYPDDRGK, encoded by the coding sequence ATGAGTGCTGAAGAACGTGAAACCTTGAGTCTGGGGCTGGCCCGCGGCCATTCGTTGCGGACGATGGCGACGGTGTTGAGGCGAGCGCCCAGCACCGTGAGCCGCGAGCACGCCCGGAACGCGGTGCGGGGACCGTATCGGGCCTGCACGGCGCAGACCCTGGCGTCGGCTCGAGCTCGTCAGCCGCGGCGGTCGCGCAAACTCCTGGATCCCTGGCTGTGGCAGTACGTGCGGACGCAGCTGGCCAAGGGCTGTTCGCCCGAGCAGATTGCCGGACGGCTCAAACGCGCGTATCCTGACGATAGGGGTAAATAG
- a CDS encoding tetratricopeptide repeat protein — protein MRRRAQLILAVVLLAASLLFVGCSNPLNQATYQKYRKMGETASAAGNWERAEEAYYRAGVNVKIGYLGPAYEADASYNLGRVKRVLGKFDESEALLKRALELDEELIGKDGLQVGYVLVELAVTYYYAKKYEKGIPLLDRLEPMLGQYKTGQVRAFMKQTYQTYAGELARRGMPEKAQHFETIAASL, from the coding sequence ATGAGACGGCGTGCACAGTTAATCCTTGCGGTAGTCCTATTAGCCGCCTCACTGCTGTTTGTGGGGTGTTCCAATCCGCTCAATCAAGCCACTTATCAGAAGTATAGGAAGATGGGTGAAACGGCTTCGGCTGCAGGCAACTGGGAAAGAGCGGAAGAGGCGTATTATCGGGCTGGGGTAAATGTGAAAATCGGCTATCTGGGACCAGCATATGAGGCTGACGCCTCTTATAACCTGGGACGTGTGAAACGGGTCCTGGGAAAGTTTGATGAATCTGAAGCCCTTCTGAAGCGGGCACTGGAACTTGATGAGGAATTGATTGGAAAGGATGGATTGCAAGTTGGCTATGTATTGGTTGAACTTGCTGTAACATACTATTATGCGAAGAAATATGAAAAAGGGATACCATTACTCGATAGGCTTGAGCCAATGCTCGGCCAATATAAGACAGGCCAGGTACGAGCCTTCATGAAACAGACCTATCAAACCTATGCAGGAGAGTTAGCACGCCGAGGAATGCCGGAGAAAGCACAACACTTTGAGACAATAGCCGCGTCTTTATAG
- a CDS encoding endonuclease MutS2, which translates to MNLFEKTTQVLEWPRLLEALAGHARSTMGAARCRALDLATDLEDTQRRQQETTEMGRLQDAGEGLPVLSFPDIRDPLARASKGASLEILELRDCAIVLELLEESGRFVERHQQVAPALASVAQSLRSVEVLRPVKAALDDAIHQDGSIKESATPELRRLTHQAHSLKQQIRHQVDQMLHSRRFEEILQEQYFAQREGRYVIPVKTDMRGRVPGIVHDVSASGATVFIEPRELVELNNSIKVADLEIEREVRRILRELSSLVAAQAELMLAGLDALAMLDGIAARASFGRQLKAHPVGLNDDGRVKLLQARHPLLVLSKGQVVANDILLDESIQVLVISGPNTGGKTVTLKIVGLFALMVRAGLHLPCEAESEMAFFSDVYADIGDAQDLARDLSSFSAHMTQMIQLLDETEQQRNSDEEAEPRQWLVLLDEPVTSTDPSEGAALAEALLCRLATLGMKVVATTHYGSLKALAHTMPGFANASVEFDVATLSPTYRLFMGVPGGSSALEIAGRLGMDRALLDEARLKLHKDERAMETMLHDLQATQRQLADDLARAVEARREAEQAEQRAKAQLAHLEETEKEAQRGLKRKLSEQFSRARAEVQATVDTVKGEQKLIKAKAAKQRLFELEAQTRAELAPAGTPIPLEQLGMGDQVEIGGLGMTGTLLEAPQGKKRVRVKVGAGELLATVANLVGLARGQAAPSKPASAPSTPRRLQLGGGMGLDEQTVVDVRGRAADEALDQVVAALDRATMAAVPFLRIIHGHGTGKLKASLRDYLKDSPYVAGTRPGDRAEGGDGVTVVQLRH; encoded by the coding sequence GTGAATCTGTTCGAGAAGACCACGCAGGTGTTGGAGTGGCCGAGATTGCTGGAGGCTTTGGCTGGCCATGCCAGGTCCACGATGGGGGCGGCGCGTTGTCGCGCCCTCGACTTGGCGACGGATCTGGAGGATACACAACGGCGCCAGCAGGAAACGACGGAGATGGGACGGCTGCAAGATGCCGGTGAGGGCCTGCCGGTCTTGTCCTTTCCGGATATTCGCGATCCGCTTGCCCGGGCGAGCAAAGGGGCCTCGTTGGAAATATTGGAACTCCGCGATTGCGCGATCGTGCTGGAGTTGCTGGAGGAGAGCGGCCGTTTTGTGGAACGGCATCAGCAGGTCGCTCCTGCTTTGGCATCTGTCGCGCAGTCCTTACGGTCGGTCGAGGTCCTGCGCCCCGTGAAGGCCGCGCTGGATGACGCGATCCATCAGGACGGTTCGATCAAGGAGTCGGCGACGCCGGAATTGCGGCGCTTGACCCATCAGGCCCATTCGCTCAAACAGCAGATCCGGCATCAGGTGGATCAGATGCTCCACTCGCGCCGCTTCGAGGAGATCCTCCAAGAACAGTATTTCGCCCAGCGGGAAGGCCGTTATGTCATTCCGGTGAAAACCGATATGAGGGGACGGGTGCCGGGGATTGTGCATGATGTCTCGGCCAGCGGGGCCACGGTGTTTATCGAGCCGCGCGAGCTGGTCGAGCTGAACAATTCCATCAAAGTGGCAGATTTAGAGATCGAGCGGGAAGTGCGGCGCATCCTGCGGGAGCTGTCTTCCCTCGTCGCAGCACAGGCAGAGCTCATGTTGGCGGGGCTCGATGCCCTGGCTATGCTGGATGGGATTGCCGCGCGGGCTTCATTCGGCCGCCAACTCAAGGCCCATCCAGTCGGGCTCAACGATGATGGGCGCGTGAAATTGCTGCAGGCCCGGCATCCCTTGCTTGTGTTGTCGAAAGGGCAGGTGGTGGCCAACGATATTCTCCTGGATGAATCGATCCAGGTGCTGGTCATCTCCGGTCCCAATACGGGAGGCAAGACCGTCACCCTCAAGATCGTCGGGCTCTTTGCCTTGATGGTCCGTGCAGGACTGCATTTGCCCTGTGAGGCAGAATCAGAGATGGCCTTCTTCTCCGACGTCTATGCCGATATCGGCGATGCCCAGGACCTGGCCCGCGACCTCTCCAGCTTCTCGGCTCACATGACCCAGATGATTCAGTTGCTCGATGAAACGGAGCAGCAGCGGAATAGCGACGAAGAGGCTGAGCCGCGGCAATGGCTGGTCCTCCTTGATGAGCCGGTCACCTCGACCGATCCATCAGAAGGAGCGGCCCTGGCCGAAGCCTTGCTCTGCCGGCTGGCCACGCTGGGAATGAAAGTCGTCGCGACCACCCACTACGGATCATTGAAGGCTTTGGCCCATACGATGCCCGGCTTCGCGAACGCCAGCGTCGAGTTCGACGTGGCAACCCTCTCGCCGACCTATCGGCTCTTCATGGGGGTGCCGGGCGGCTCCTCTGCGCTGGAGATTGCAGGCCGGTTGGGGATGGACCGGGCCTTGCTGGATGAGGCGAGGCTGAAGCTCCATAAAGACGAGCGGGCCATGGAAACGATGTTGCACGATCTGCAAGCCACGCAACGGCAGTTGGCCGACGATTTGGCCCGCGCCGTTGAGGCGAGACGTGAAGCGGAGCAGGCGGAGCAGCGAGCCAAGGCGCAGCTGGCCCATCTGGAAGAGACAGAAAAGGAAGCGCAGCGGGGCCTGAAGAGAAAATTGAGCGAGCAGTTCAGTCGCGCGCGGGCGGAAGTGCAAGCCACGGTCGATACAGTCAAGGGCGAGCAGAAGTTGATCAAGGCCAAGGCGGCGAAGCAACGGTTGTTCGAGCTGGAGGCGCAAACGAGAGCTGAATTGGCCCCGGCCGGCACGCCGATTCCGCTTGAGCAGTTGGGGATGGGAGATCAGGTGGAGATCGGCGGGCTCGGCATGACCGGCACGCTTCTCGAAGCACCGCAGGGGAAGAAAAGAGTGAGGGTGAAGGTGGGGGCTGGGGAACTGCTGGCCACCGTGGCGAATCTCGTCGGCCTCGCAAGGGGACAGGCCGCCCCGTCGAAGCCGGCATCAGCCCCATCGACTCCGCGCCGGCTCCAGCTAGGAGGCGGGATGGGGTTGGATGAGCAGACGGTCGTGGATGTGCGAGGGAGGGCGGCGGACGAGGCGCTGGATCAAGTGGTGGCGGCGCTGGATCGCGCGACGATGGCTGCCGTGCCGTTTCTCCGCATCATTCATGGCCATGGCACAGGGAAACTGAAAGCATCGTTGCGAGACTATTTGAAAGATTCCCCCTATGTCGCAGGCACCAGGCCTGGTGATCGTGCAGAAGGAGGAGACGGAGTTACTGTAGTTCAGCTTCGGCATTAG
- the gap gene encoding type I glyceraldehyde-3-phosphate dehydrogenase, with product MATRIGINGFGRIGRNVLRASLGDPELHVVAINDLTDAKTLAYLLKYDSVHGTLPWSVEAKDDQILVDGKAIKVLAMKDPKDLPWKDLEIDIVVESTGRFTDREGAGKHLAAGAKHVIISAPSPNPDVTLVLGVNDEAYNPITHHIISNASCTTNCLAPVAKILLDNFGIKHGVMTTIHSYTNDQQLLDLPHKDLRRGRAAGMSMIPTSTGAAKALHLVLPQLKGKIDGLAIRVPTPNVSLVDLTVETEKDCDVASVNAAFQKAALGPMKNILLYSEDPIVSIDQKGDPHSATLDAPLTMVIDKRMVKVTAWYDNEWGYSCRVRDLIKVIAAKTKGR from the coding sequence ATGGCTACTCGGATCGGCATCAATGGATTTGGACGGATCGGACGGAACGTCCTGCGGGCATCACTCGGTGATCCCGAGCTGCACGTGGTCGCCATTAACGACCTGACAGATGCGAAGACGCTCGCCTATCTTTTGAAATATGACTCGGTGCACGGGACATTACCCTGGAGCGTCGAGGCCAAAGACGACCAGATCCTCGTCGACGGCAAGGCCATTAAAGTGCTCGCGATGAAGGACCCCAAAGACCTGCCCTGGAAGGATCTGGAGATCGACATCGTCGTCGAATCAACCGGGCGCTTCACCGACCGCGAAGGCGCAGGGAAGCACCTCGCAGCCGGAGCCAAACACGTCATTATTTCCGCGCCGTCGCCTAACCCGGATGTCACCCTCGTGCTGGGCGTCAACGACGAGGCCTATAACCCGATCACGCACCACATCATCTCCAACGCCTCCTGCACGACCAACTGTCTGGCGCCCGTGGCCAAAATCCTGCTGGATAACTTCGGCATCAAGCACGGCGTCATGACCACGATCCATTCCTACACCAACGACCAGCAGTTGCTCGATTTGCCGCACAAAGACCTGCGGCGCGGGCGCGCCGCCGGCATGTCCATGATTCCGACCAGCACCGGCGCGGCGAAGGCGCTGCATTTGGTGCTGCCGCAGCTCAAGGGCAAGATCGACGGCCTCGCGATCCGCGTCCCCACCCCGAATGTCTCGTTGGTGGATCTGACCGTCGAAACCGAGAAGGACTGCGACGTCGCCTCCGTCAACGCCGCCTTCCAGAAAGCGGCGCTCGGCCCGATGAAAAACATTCTACTTTACTCGGAAGACCCGATCGTCTCGATCGACCAGAAGGGCGATCCCCATTCGGCCACCCTCGATGCCCCGCTCACGATGGTCATCGACAAGCGGATGGTCAAGGTCACGGCCTGGTACGACAACGAATGGGGCTATTCCTGCCGGGTGCGGGATCTGATCAAAGTGATCGCGGCCAAGACGAAAGGCCGCTGA
- a CDS encoding phosphoglycerate kinase: protein MNLRKQTIDDISLKGKRVIIRADFNVPLDDSHQITDDTRIRSTLLTINRAVDDGAKVILCSHLGRPNGTFNPKYSLAPVAKRLGRLLGKEILFAPDCIGPAVEKLVATMKPGDVLLLENLRFHKGEEQNDDAFSKALASLGDVYINDAFGAAHRAHASTVGITKFIPVSAAGFLLKKEIEYLEGAVENPVRPFVAILGGAKVSGKIGVIENLGKRVDKVIIGGGMAFTFLKAKGLEIGNSLVENDMLDFAKGIEEHALSRGVKFYLPVDCVVAASRELGAESKIVPVQEIPKGWYALDIGPASVKLFNEAVQNAKTILWNGPMGVFEIDAYARGTLAMAHTVANAYALTIVGGGETALAVHRAGESENMSFISTGGGAALELLEGKQLPGLTALPDRVE, encoded by the coding sequence ATGAACCTACGCAAACAAACGATCGACGATATCTCGCTGAAGGGCAAACGGGTCATTATCCGGGCCGACTTCAACGTCCCCTTGGATGATTCGCACCAAATCACCGACGACACCCGCATTCGTTCGACCCTGCTGACCATCAATCGAGCCGTGGACGACGGAGCCAAGGTGATCCTCTGTTCGCACCTGGGCCGCCCGAACGGAACGTTCAACCCCAAGTACAGCCTGGCCCCGGTGGCCAAACGTCTGGGGCGGCTCCTGGGCAAAGAGATTCTCTTTGCGCCCGATTGCATCGGCCCGGCGGTGGAAAAGCTTGTCGCCACGATGAAGCCGGGCGACGTGCTGCTCCTCGAAAACCTCCGGTTCCATAAGGGTGAAGAGCAAAACGACGACGCCTTCTCGAAGGCACTGGCATCCCTCGGCGACGTCTACATCAACGACGCCTTCGGCGCCGCGCACCGAGCCCATGCCTCCACCGTCGGTATCACCAAATTCATTCCCGTTTCGGCCGCCGGCTTCCTCCTCAAGAAGGAAATCGAATATCTCGAGGGAGCCGTCGAAAACCCCGTCCGGCCCTTTGTCGCCATTCTCGGCGGAGCGAAAGTATCCGGGAAGATCGGTGTCATCGAGAATCTGGGCAAACGCGTCGACAAAGTTATTATCGGCGGCGGCATGGCCTTCACCTTCCTCAAGGCGAAGGGGCTGGAAATCGGCAACTCCCTGGTCGAAAACGACATGCTGGACTTCGCCAAAGGCATCGAGGAACATGCCCTCTCCCGCGGCGTGAAATTCTATCTCCCGGTCGATTGCGTCGTTGCGGCCAGCCGCGAGCTTGGCGCGGAGTCGAAGATCGTTCCGGTCCAGGAAATCCCCAAAGGCTGGTATGCCCTCGACATCGGCCCTGCTTCCGTCAAACTGTTCAACGAAGCGGTCCAAAACGCGAAGACGATTCTGTGGAACGGACCGATGGGCGTCTTTGAAATCGATGCCTATGCCCGAGGGACGCTCGCCATGGCTCACACGGTGGCCAACGCCTATGCCCTCACGATCGTCGGCGGAGGCGAAACGGCCTTAGCCGTCCATCGAGCCGGCGAATCGGAGAATATGTCGTTCATCTCGACCGGCGGCGGCGCCGCGTTGGAGTTGCTCGAAGGCAAACAACTTCCGGGCTTGACCGCCCTCCCGGATCGAGTCGAGTAA
- the tpiA gene encoding triose-phosphate isomerase, translated as MRTPLIVGNWKMNKTASEAAAFIRDLLERLTPSPKADVALAPPFTSLESATKALGPSSWISLGAQNLHWEQQGAFTGEVSASMLRELGCRYVIVGHSERRVLFGERDETIQKKVRAALAQGLSPILCVGESLAEREAGKTESVVTAQLNRSLAGLSQQDLATVTIAYEPVWAIGTGRAATTEQAVAVHRSIRSFVETGWNSTTAVAMRILYGGSVTPQNAESLLASEAIDGALVGGACLNPDSFATIVRIAQTRRA; from the coding sequence GTGCGCACACCCCTCATCGTCGGCAACTGGAAGATGAATAAGACGGCCTCGGAGGCCGCAGCCTTCATTCGCGACCTCCTGGAACGGCTGACCCCATCCCCCAAGGCCGATGTGGCCCTGGCGCCGCCCTTTACCTCCCTTGAATCGGCTACTAAGGCCCTCGGTCCCTCCTCCTGGATCAGCCTCGGCGCCCAGAACCTCCATTGGGAGCAGCAGGGCGCCTTCACGGGAGAGGTGTCCGCTTCGATGTTACGCGAGCTGGGCTGCCGCTATGTGATCGTCGGCCATTCGGAGCGTCGCGTACTCTTCGGCGAACGGGACGAGACGATTCAGAAGAAAGTCCGGGCAGCCCTGGCGCAGGGACTCTCTCCGATCCTCTGCGTGGGAGAATCCCTGGCTGAGCGGGAGGCGGGCAAGACGGAATCGGTCGTCACGGCTCAGTTAAACCGCAGCCTGGCAGGGCTGAGCCAGCAGGACCTCGCGACCGTCACCATCGCCTACGAGCCGGTCTGGGCCATCGGCACAGGACGGGCCGCCACCACGGAGCAGGCCGTGGCAGTCCATCGGTCCATCCGCTCGTTCGTGGAAACAGGCTGGAACAGCACAACTGCCGTTGCCATGAGAATTCTCTACGGAGGGAGCGTCACGCCTCAGAACGCCGAGTCGCTGCTCGCCTCGGAGGCGATCGATGGGGCATTAGTGGGCGGGGCTTGTCTCAATCCCGATTCCTTTGCTACAATCGTGCGCATTGCTCAGACACGACGTGCTTAA
- the secG gene encoding preprotein translocase subunit SecG, which produces MYTLLIVIHVFICFLMIGAILLQSGKGAEIGASFGGSSQTVFGSRGPANFLSKFTVAVAAIFMLTSFSLAIMAKERTFSSTVIDLKKKETSQTAPVTPATTPAAPAAADAAPAH; this is translated from the coding sequence ATGTATACGTTGCTCATCGTCATCCATGTATTCATCTGTTTTCTCATGATCGGCGCGATCCTCTTGCAGTCCGGCAAGGGCGCTGAGATCGGCGCATCGTTCGGCGGCTCCAGCCAGACCGTCTTCGGAAGCCGTGGCCCAGCCAACTTCTTGAGCAAGTTCACGGTCGCCGTTGCCGCCATCTTCATGCTGACCTCCTTCAGCCTTGCCATCATGGCCAAAGAGCGGACCTTCTCCTCCACGGTCATCGATCTCAAGAAGAAAGAGACCTCTCAGACCGCTCCGGTGACCCCGGCCACAACTCCGGCAGCTCCCGCTGCTGCCGACGCGGCTCCCGCTCATTAG